The following are encoded in a window of Impatiens glandulifera chromosome 5, dImpGla2.1, whole genome shotgun sequence genomic DNA:
- the LOC124939909 gene encoding calcium-binding protein PBP1-like — protein sequence MALSLMMEDPLCQFEDYFPSMIQMMGAEEFMRELCYGFCLLMDIEKGLITFESLKMNSVVLGLEDMRDDDIICMLAEGDLDGDGALNQMEFCILMCRLTPGLIDDHHHHHSKSSSMDIDNQFVY from the coding sequence ATGGCTTTGAGTTTGATGATGGAAGACCCACTTTGCCAATTTGAAGATTACTTCCCTTCAATGATTCAAATGATGGGTGCAGAGGAATTCATGAGAGAACTCTGTTATGGGTTTTGTCTTTTGATGGATATTGAGAAAGGTTTAATAACATTTGAGAGCTTGAAGATGAATAGTGTTGTATTGGGTTTGGAAGATATGAGAGATGAtgatattatttgtatgttggCTGAAGGAGATTTGGATGGAGATGGAGCTCTTAATCAAATGGAGTTTTGCATTCTTATGTGTAGATTGACTCCTGGACTTAttgatgatcatcatcatcatcattccaAATCATCATCTATGGATATTGATAATCAATTTGTCTATTGA